Proteins found in one Pectobacterium atrosepticum genomic segment:
- a CDS encoding 2-isopropylmalate synthase, with the protein MSEQVIIFDTTLRDGEQALQASLSVKEKLQIAFALERMGVDVMEVGFPVSSPGDFESVQTIARNIKNSRVCGLTRCVEKDIDVAAEALRVAEAFRIHTFIATSPMHIATKLRSTLDEVIERAIYMIKRARNYTDDVEFSCEDAGRTPIPDLCRVVEAAINAGARTINIPDTVGYTMPHEFGNIIASLYQHVPNIDKAIISVHTHDDLGLAVGNAMAAVHAGARQVEGTLNGIGERAGNCSLEEVIMAIKTRHDILNVHTNINHQEIYRTSQLVSQICNMPIPANKAVVGANAFAHSSGIHQDGVLKNRENYEIMTPESIGLKEVQLNLTSRSGRAAVKHRMEEMGYQDNDYNLDDLYSAFLKLADKKGQVFDYDLEALAFISRQQEEPEFYHLDYFSVQSGSSVMATASVKLICGEETQSEAATGNGPVDAVYQAINRITGYQVSLVKYQLTAKGQGRDALGQVDIVADYQGRRFHGVGLATDIVESSAQAMVNVLNNIKRAQQVEKEIQRLQQHNNQQQNDSKQQNSQETV; encoded by the coding sequence ATGAGCGAGCAAGTCATTATTTTTGATACCACATTACGCGATGGTGAACAGGCTTTACAGGCGAGTTTGAGTGTAAAAGAAAAACTGCAAATTGCCTTCGCTCTGGAGCGTATGGGCGTTGATGTCATGGAGGTTGGCTTTCCAGTGTCATCTCCCGGTGACTTTGAATCCGTTCAAACCATTGCCCGCAACATCAAAAATAGTCGTGTGTGCGGTCTGACTCGCTGCGTAGAAAAGGATATCGATGTTGCCGCAGAAGCGCTGCGTGTCGCAGAAGCCTTCCGTATCCACACCTTTATCGCGACCTCACCGATGCACATCGCCACGAAGCTGCGCAGCACGCTGGACGAAGTCATTGAACGCGCCATTTACATGATAAAACGCGCACGTAACTATACAGACGATGTTGAGTTCTCCTGCGAAGATGCGGGCCGGACACCCATTCCAGACTTGTGTCGCGTGGTTGAGGCCGCAATCAACGCGGGCGCTCGCACGATTAATATCCCGGACACCGTCGGCTACACCATGCCGCATGAGTTCGGTAATATCATCGCCTCGCTGTACCAACATGTTCCGAATATCGATAAAGCCATCATTTCTGTTCACACTCACGACGATCTGGGCTTGGCAGTCGGCAACGCAATGGCAGCCGTTCACGCAGGAGCGCGTCAGGTAGAAGGTACGTTGAACGGTATCGGTGAACGTGCCGGCAACTGTTCACTGGAAGAAGTGATCATGGCGATAAAAACCCGCCATGACATCTTGAACGTCCATACCAACATCAACCATCAGGAAATCTACCGCACCAGCCAACTGGTCAGCCAGATTTGCAACATGCCCATCCCAGCTAACAAAGCGGTCGTGGGTGCCAACGCTTTCGCCCACTCTTCTGGTATTCATCAGGATGGCGTGCTGAAGAATCGTGAAAACTACGAAATCATGACACCGGAATCCATCGGCCTGAAAGAAGTGCAGTTGAACCTGACTTCCCGCTCTGGTCGTGCGGCGGTGAAACACCGTATGGAAGAGATGGGCTATCAGGATAACGATTATAATCTGGACGATCTGTACTCTGCCTTCCTGAAACTGGCGGATAAAAAAGGCCAGGTATTTGATTACGATCTGGAAGCGCTGGCCTTTATCAGCCGCCAGCAGGAAGAACCTGAGTTCTACCATCTGGATTATTTCAGCGTTCAGTCTGGTTCTAGCGTGATGGCAACGGCCTCAGTCAAACTGATCTGCGGAGAAGAAACGCAGTCAGAAGCGGCGACGGGTAATGGCCCAGTGGATGCCGTTTATCAGGCGATCAACCGCATCACGGGTTATCAAGTTTCGCTGGTCAAATACCAACTGACGGCCAAAGGTCAGGGGCGCGATGCGCTGGGTCAAGTTGATATCGTCGCGGATTATCAGGGGCGTCGTTTCCACGGCGTTGGTCTGGCAACGGATATCGTTGAATCTTCCGCACAAGCAATGGTAAATGTATTAAACAACATCAAACGTGCTCAGCAGGTAGAAAAAGAAATTCAGCGTCTGCAGCAGCACAATAACCAACAACAAAACGATAGCAAACAACAAAACAGTCAGGAAACAGTGTGA
- the leuB gene encoding 3-isopropylmalate dehydrogenase, with translation MTKSYHIAVLPGDGIGPEVMAQAHKVLDAVRQRFGIRITTSEYDVGGIAIDRQGTPLPQATVAGCEQADAILFGSVGGPKWEHLPPAEQPERGALLPLRKHFKLFSNLRPARLYQGLEAFCPLRSDIAAKGFDILCVRELTGGIYFGQPKGREGSGQYERAFDTEVYHRFEIERIAHIAFESARKRRSIVTSIDKANVLQSSILWREIVTEVAKAYPDVKLSHLYIDNATMQLIKDPSQFDVMLCSNLFGDILSDECAMITGSMGMLPSASLNEQGFGLYEPAGGSAPDIAGKDIANPIAQILSLALLLRYSLGADDAAEAIEKAVNTALAEGYRTADLASASNAIGTSEMGDVIARFVAQGA, from the coding sequence ATGACAAAGAGCTACCATATCGCCGTTTTACCCGGAGACGGCATTGGCCCAGAAGTAATGGCACAGGCCCATAAAGTACTGGATGCGGTACGTCAGCGTTTTGGCATTCGCATTACCACCAGCGAATACGACGTTGGCGGTATCGCCATTGACCGTCAGGGCACACCGTTGCCGCAGGCGACCGTCGCAGGCTGTGAGCAGGCCGATGCGATCCTGTTCGGTTCCGTTGGCGGCCCGAAATGGGAACATCTGCCACCGGCAGAACAACCGGAGCGCGGTGCATTATTACCTCTGCGTAAGCACTTCAAATTGTTCAGCAACCTGCGTCCTGCGCGTCTGTATCAGGGGCTGGAAGCGTTTTGTCCGCTGCGTAGCGATATCGCCGCGAAAGGTTTTGATATTCTGTGCGTGCGCGAGCTGACGGGCGGAATCTACTTCGGTCAGCCGAAGGGCCGTGAAGGTAGCGGTCAATATGAGCGCGCTTTCGATACCGAGGTGTATCACCGTTTCGAAATTGAACGTATCGCGCACATCGCGTTTGAATCCGCACGTAAACGTCGCAGCATCGTGACCTCCATCGATAAAGCCAACGTGCTGCAAAGCTCCATTCTGTGGCGCGAGATCGTTACTGAAGTCGCTAAAGCCTATCCAGATGTAAAACTGTCTCATCTGTATATCGATAACGCGACGATGCAATTAATTAAAGACCCGTCTCAGTTTGACGTGATGCTGTGTTCTAACCTGTTCGGTGACATTCTGTCCGACGAGTGCGCCATGATTACCGGCTCAATGGGCATGCTGCCTTCCGCGAGCCTCAACGAACAAGGCTTCGGGTTGTACGAACCTGCTGGCGGTTCTGCACCGGATATCGCGGGTAAAGACATTGCCAATCCGATTGCACAGATTTTGTCACTGGCGCTGCTGTTGCGTTACAGTCTGGGGGCAGATGATGCCGCAGAGGCAATCGAAAAAGCCGTCAATACTGCGCTGGCTGAAGGTTACCGCACCGCCGATCTGGCAAGCGCCAGCAACGCGATCGGTACCAGTGAAATGGGCGACGTTATTGCGCGTTTCGTGGCGCAAGGGGCATAA
- the leuC gene encoding 3-isopropylmalate dehydratase large subunit, which yields MGKTLYQKLFDAHIVHEAPNETPLLYIDRHLVHEVTSPQAFDGLRAMGRKVRQPGKTFATMDHNVSTQTKDINASGEMARIQMQELIKNCAEFGVQLYDLNHPYQGIVHVIGPEQGMTLPGMTIVCGDSHTATHGAFGSLAFGIGTSEVEHVLATQTLKQGRAKTMKIEVTGDAAHGITAKDIVLAIIGKTGSAGGTGHVVEFCGKAIRALSMEGRMTLCNMAIEMGAKAGLVAPDETTFNYLKGRQFAPKDANWDAAVAYWSTLKSDDDAQFDTIVTLDAAQIAPQVTWGTNPGQVIAVNQEIPNPDSFSDPVERASAAKALAYMDLQPGIKLTDVKIDKVFIGSCTNSRIEDLRAAAEIAKGRKVAAGVQAIVVPGSGPVKTMAELEGLDKVFIEAGFEWRLPGCSMCLAMNNDRLNPGERCASTSNRNFEGRQGRAGRTHLVSPAMAAAAAVTGRFADVRELN from the coding sequence ATGGGTAAGACGTTATATCAAAAATTGTTCGATGCGCACATCGTTCATGAAGCGCCGAACGAAACACCGTTGCTGTATATCGACAGGCATCTGGTGCATGAAGTGACCTCTCCGCAGGCGTTCGACGGCCTGCGTGCGATGGGCCGCAAGGTTCGTCAACCGGGGAAAACCTTCGCGACCATGGACCACAACGTGTCCACGCAGACCAAGGACATCAACGCCAGTGGTGAGATGGCCCGCATTCAGATGCAGGAGCTAATCAAGAACTGTGCGGAGTTTGGCGTTCAATTGTATGACCTGAACCACCCGTATCAAGGCATCGTTCACGTTATCGGCCCAGAACAAGGGATGACGCTGCCGGGTATGACCATCGTTTGCGGTGACTCACACACCGCAACGCACGGCGCATTTGGCTCACTGGCCTTCGGCATCGGTACGTCGGAAGTGGAACATGTGCTGGCGACGCAAACCCTGAAACAGGGTCGCGCCAAAACCATGAAGATTGAAGTCACCGGTGATGCTGCTCATGGCATCACCGCGAAAGACATCGTGCTGGCGATCATCGGTAAAACCGGTAGCGCGGGCGGCACCGGCCATGTGGTTGAATTCTGTGGTAAAGCTATTCGTGCGCTGAGCATGGAAGGCCGTATGACGCTGTGCAACATGGCCATTGAGATGGGCGCGAAGGCCGGTCTGGTTGCACCAGATGAAACCACGTTTAACTATCTGAAAGGTCGTCAGTTTGCCCCGAAAGACGCAAACTGGGATGCCGCCGTTGCATACTGGAGCACGCTGAAATCCGATGATGACGCGCAGTTCGACACTATCGTCACGCTGGACGCCGCGCAAATTGCACCACAGGTCACCTGGGGCACCAACCCCGGTCAGGTTATCGCCGTTAATCAGGAAATCCCTAACCCTGATTCTTTCAGCGATCCGGTAGAACGCGCCTCTGCCGCCAAAGCTCTGGCCTATATGGATCTGCAACCCGGCATTAAACTGACCGACGTGAAGATCGATAAAGTCTTCATTGGTTCTTGCACCAACTCACGTATTGAAGATTTGCGTGCGGCGGCAGAAATCGCCAAAGGGCGTAAAGTTGCCGCAGGCGTTCAGGCTATCGTCGTACCCGGCTCCGGCCCGGTAAAAACCATGGCGGAGCTGGAAGGGCTGGATAAAGTGTTCATCGAAGCAGGTTTTGAGTGGCGCTTACCGGGCTGCTCCATGTGTCTGGCGATGAACAATGACCGCCTGAACCCCGGCGAGCGTTGCGCATCAACCAGCAACCGTAATTTTGAAGGCCGTCAGGGGCGCGCTGGACGCACCCATCTGGTCAGCCCGGCGATGGCTGCTGCAGCTGCGGTGACGGGTCGCTTTGCCGACGTCCGCGAGTTGAATTAA
- the leuD gene encoding 3-isopropylmalate dehydratase small subunit, translated as MAKFTQHTGLVVPLDAANVDTDAIIPKQFLQKVTRTGFGQHLFHDWRFLDDAGQQPNPEFVLNKPHYKGASILLARENFGCGSSREHAPWALTDYGFSVVIAPSFADIFYGNSFNNQLLPVKLSDEEVDELFKLVDEQEGITFTVDLENQVVQADSKRYPFEIDSFRRHCMINGLDSIGLTLQHEASITEYEKNQPAFLN; from the coding sequence ATGGCTAAATTTACCCAACACACAGGTCTGGTGGTTCCTCTGGATGCCGCTAACGTCGATACTGACGCCATCATTCCCAAGCAGTTTCTGCAAAAGGTGACGCGTACCGGTTTCGGCCAACATTTGTTCCACGACTGGCGCTTTCTAGACGATGCCGGTCAACAGCCTAACCCTGAATTTGTGCTGAACAAACCGCATTACAAAGGGGCGAGTATCCTGCTGGCGCGGGAAAACTTCGGCTGTGGCTCTTCCCGTGAACACGCACCGTGGGCGCTGACCGACTACGGCTTCAGCGTCGTTATCGCCCCAAGCTTCGCCGATATTTTCTATGGCAACTCGTTTAACAACCAACTGTTACCAGTGAAGTTGAGCGACGAGGAAGTGGACGAGCTGTTCAAGCTGGTGGACGAGCAGGAAGGTATTACTTTCACTGTCGATCTGGAAAATCAGGTTGTTCAGGCGGACAGCAAACGCTATCCGTTTGAAATCGACAGCTTCCGCCGTCACTGCATGATCAACGGATTAGACAGCATCGGCCTGACGCTGCAACACGAAGCATCGATTACCGAGTATGAAAAGAATCAGCCGGCGTTTCTGAACTGA
- a CDS encoding AzlD domain-containing protein, with translation MSWLLIFVLSGIVFFNRYIFLEPAVPVKIPVLLHRALKYSAPCLLTAICGPIILMEHGVIRAFPDNPYFLGAIVSVVISFFIRNIVVAVLLSMLAFYLIAALL, from the coding sequence ATGAGTTGGTTATTGATATTCGTTCTGTCGGGGATCGTTTTTTTTAATCGCTATATCTTTCTTGAGCCCGCTGTTCCGGTAAAAATTCCTGTTTTACTCCATCGTGCTTTAAAGTATTCCGCGCCATGTTTACTCACTGCGATTTGTGGGCCGATTATTTTAATGGAACACGGCGTTATTCGCGCATTTCCTGATAACCCTTATTTCCTCGGCGCGATTGTGAGTGTCGTTATTTCATTTTTTATCAGAAATATTGTGGTCGCCGTGCTGTTGAGTATGCTGGCTTTTTATCTCATTGCTGCCTTGCTTTAG
- a CDS encoding branched-chain amino acid ABC transporter permease, whose product MENTVARSSSAVKDTISPWKHFMTGVVEMLPLCLSVVPWGILAGSMAIQSGLSVGQSIGMSAIIFAGAAQLVSLGLLMSGANVATLLISVFFITAQHLIYGLTLREYVSTLKLRKRLPIGFLLSDELFALSEKKDRKNNVSASYLIGAGVTFYIFWNIFSILGVLMASAVPDLDKYHLDYSIVATFITIVVPMIKKISTFSGVLFSLLLSMLLTYFKIDGAIAIAGVGGMFFSVFIASVLKEEK is encoded by the coding sequence ATGGAAAACACCGTAGCTCGTTCGTCATCGGCAGTAAAAGACACAATTAGCCCGTGGAAGCACTTTATGACCGGCGTGGTTGAAATGCTTCCTCTCTGTTTATCGGTTGTGCCCTGGGGGATTCTTGCTGGCTCAATGGCTATCCAATCGGGATTATCCGTCGGGCAAAGTATCGGGATGTCCGCTATTATTTTTGCGGGAGCCGCACAATTAGTCTCGTTAGGATTGCTCATGTCTGGGGCGAATGTCGCGACGTTATTAATATCCGTTTTCTTTATCACCGCACAGCACTTGATATACGGCCTGACATTACGCGAATACGTTTCGACCTTGAAATTAAGAAAACGGCTGCCTATTGGTTTTTTATTATCAGATGAACTTTTTGCGCTCAGTGAAAAGAAAGATAGGAAGAATAATGTCAGCGCCAGCTATTTAATCGGTGCGGGCGTCACCTTTTATATCTTTTGGAATATCTTTAGCATTCTTGGCGTGCTTATGGCGTCTGCTGTGCCTGACCTGGATAAATATCACCTTGATTATTCTATCGTTGCCACGTTCATCACCATCGTTGTCCCGATGATCAAGAAAATCAGTACCTTTTCTGGTGTCCTGTTTTCCCTGCTATTATCGATGCTATTGACCTATTTCAAGATAGACGGTGCCATCGCTATTGCCGGTGTCGGCGGTATGTTTTTCTCTGTATTCATCGCATCTGTGCTTAAGGAAGAAAAATGA
- a CDS encoding AraC family transcriptional regulator yields the protein MHKKPVAQEQTNFKHLDALGGLDMLQAQYYQQRFPRHVHDTYCISVIEQGAQRFYRSGAEHVAPKGDIILVNADDVHTGSSEVETGWAYRAIYPHPDLFRSINQELQRSKDSIPWFPDAVVHDPGLAEQLLMTFNMLAQPGNMLLKETLLLSSLTWLTMRYSKTRLTPQMLPIATQNILNVKAFMDSYPERELALVELAELAELSVWHFLRQFKAVVGITPHAYLIQARLRKAKDLLRKGSSILDVSVSCGFTDQSHLHRHFKNSLGLTPGEFAKGNA from the coding sequence GTGCATAAAAAGCCGGTTGCGCAAGAGCAGACAAACTTCAAGCACCTTGACGCACTCGGCGGTCTGGATATGTTGCAGGCGCAGTACTACCAGCAGCGTTTTCCTCGGCATGTTCATGATACCTATTGCATCAGCGTGATTGAGCAGGGCGCTCAGCGCTTTTATCGTTCAGGTGCAGAGCATGTTGCGCCCAAAGGTGACATCATCTTGGTGAATGCGGACGATGTGCATACGGGAAGTTCTGAGGTCGAAACCGGCTGGGCCTATCGGGCTATTTATCCGCATCCTGACCTTTTTCGTTCAATTAATCAGGAGCTTCAACGCTCAAAGGATTCCATTCCGTGGTTTCCTGATGCTGTGGTGCACGATCCAGGGTTGGCGGAACAGTTGCTCATGACGTTCAATATGCTTGCTCAGCCGGGCAATATGCTATTGAAAGAAACGCTACTGTTATCTTCACTGACCTGGCTAACGATGCGCTATAGCAAGACTCGCCTGACGCCACAAATGTTGCCCATTGCGACTCAAAATATACTGAACGTTAAAGCCTTTATGGACAGCTATCCTGAGAGAGAACTCGCTCTCGTTGAATTGGCAGAACTCGCCGAGCTCAGCGTGTGGCACTTCTTACGGCAGTTTAAAGCGGTTGTCGGTATTACGCCCCACGCTTATTTGATTCAGGCTCGTCTGCGCAAGGCTAAAGACCTATTGCGTAAAGGTAGTTCTATCCTCGATGTCTCTGTGTCGTGTGGGTTTACCGATCAGAGCCACCTCCATCGTCATTTCAAAAATTCTTTGGGGCTGACGCCAGGCGAGTTTGCTAAAGGCAACGCATAA
- a CDS encoding HAMP domain-containing protein produces MSDVPYQSIALYEKSEPWHSSPGVHNIKLTPLFIIVFSGVLLLFAVAVATSSYFLKQAELSLNESTLELNVRMELVDSANHMRAARMNLLHAVNHLHNGLTNNYNASMKAAEERLVMSQQMFNGYQNRAARSDVELARDNELKARYSDYVERGTKPMFDIAKKGNVEELNAFESTTMSKLDDEYDVPLKASYLYRVEMAKNINVTAERHSTLGYTLMTGAFILAIVLTGMTFLLIRRVIINPIQYWVSRIQAIAQGDLTRARADVGRNEIGILGNNIQQMQDSLSETVGSVRDSAESIHSSSTKIAVGNTDLSARTEQQAAALAETAASMEQLTAAVKQNTDNAHHASKAATDTSSKAVNGGSIVEQVVGSMADIAKSSGKISEIIALINGIAFQTNILALNAAVEAARAGEQGKGFAVVAGEVRNLAQRSANAATEIAALIKESATRVTEGTTLASEAGKAMAEIVAEINNVTRIMNEIALASDEQSSGINQVSLAISEMDRVTQQNTTLVLEASSSASSLEQQAERLNLGVSRFHLM; encoded by the coding sequence ATGAGCGATGTACCGTATCAGTCAATAGCACTTTACGAAAAATCAGAACCTTGGCATTCCTCCCCTGGGGTGCATAATATTAAGTTAACGCCTCTTTTTATTATTGTTTTTTCTGGTGTTTTACTGCTCTTTGCCGTTGCTGTCGCAACATCATCCTACTTTCTGAAGCAGGCAGAATTGTCATTAAATGAATCAACGCTGGAATTGAATGTTCGGATGGAGTTAGTTGATAGCGCTAACCATATGCGTGCGGCACGTATGAATTTGCTGCATGCCGTGAACCATTTACATAATGGTCTTACGAACAATTACAACGCCAGTATGAAAGCCGCAGAAGAACGGCTGGTGATGTCGCAGCAAATGTTTAACGGATATCAAAATAGAGCGGCCCGTTCTGATGTTGAACTCGCCCGTGATAATGAGCTAAAAGCGCGTTATAGCGATTATGTTGAGCGGGGTACCAAGCCCATGTTTGACATAGCGAAAAAAGGTAATGTTGAAGAACTCAATGCGTTTGAGTCGACGACGATGTCTAAATTGGATGATGAGTACGATGTGCCGCTGAAAGCGTCCTACCTTTATCGGGTTGAGATGGCCAAGAATATTAATGTGACGGCTGAGAGACATTCAACGCTGGGATACACGCTCATGACCGGGGCATTTATTCTTGCCATCGTGTTAACCGGCATGACGTTCTTATTAATTCGCCGAGTTATTATTAACCCAATACAGTATTGGGTGTCGCGTATACAGGCGATCGCGCAGGGGGACTTAACGCGTGCGCGTGCGGATGTGGGGAGAAATGAAATAGGCATTTTGGGTAACAATATCCAGCAAATGCAGGATTCACTCTCAGAAACGGTTGGCTCGGTGCGTGATAGCGCGGAGTCTATTCACAGCAGTTCGACGAAAATCGCCGTTGGCAATACAGATTTGTCCGCACGAACGGAACAGCAGGCTGCGGCGCTGGCGGAAACGGCTGCCAGTATGGAACAGCTCACGGCGGCGGTGAAACAAAATACCGATAATGCGCATCATGCTAGCAAGGCGGCGACGGATACGTCGTCTAAAGCGGTGAACGGTGGCAGCATTGTGGAACAGGTTGTGGGTTCGATGGCGGACATTGCCAAAAGTTCAGGCAAAATTTCTGAGATTATTGCGCTTATTAACGGGATTGCATTCCAGACCAATATTCTGGCGCTGAATGCGGCGGTGGAAGCCGCCCGAGCGGGTGAGCAAGGCAAAGGGTTTGCGGTGGTTGCAGGAGAAGTGCGTAATCTGGCACAGCGCTCTGCTAACGCAGCGACAGAGATTGCCGCACTAATTAAAGAATCCGCAACCAGAGTGACGGAGGGGACGACGCTGGCGTCTGAAGCGGGTAAAGCGATGGCTGAGATTGTCGCCGAAATTAATAACGTCACCCGGATCATGAATGAGATTGCGCTGGCTTCCGATGAGCAAAGCAGCGGTATCAATCAGGTGTCGTTAGCGATATCAGAAATGGATCGGGTTACGCAACAAAACACGACGCTGGTGTTGGAGGCTTCCTCGTCTGCCTCATCGCTGGAGCAGCAGGCTGAGAGGTTGAATCTTGGGGTGTCTAGGTTTCACCTGATGTAA
- the sgrT gene encoding glucose uptake inhibitor SgrT — MTISRLSQFYRTYLSTCKVKWLRWMSTQQRVALLQQATQWHLNEMSDDEYRHWL; from the coding sequence ATGACAATTTCCCGTTTGTCCCAGTTCTATCGAACCTACTTATCGACCTGTAAAGTGAAGTGGTTGCGATGGATGTCTACCCAACAGCGCGTTGCATTATTGCAGCAGGCGACGCAGTGGCACCTGAACGAAATGTCCGACGACGAATACCGTCATTGGCTCTAG
- the sgrR gene encoding HTH-type transcriptional regulator SgrR, with product MSSPRLQQQFIRLWQHFQGQTTDTTLQELTGVLNCSRRHIRSLLNAMQLEGWLIWQAEAGRGKRSQLSFVYTGLALQQQRAEDLLEQDRIEQLVQLVGDKEAVRQMLLSHLGRSFRQGKHILRILYYRPLRNLLPSSALRRSEMHIARQIFSGLTNINEENGELKPDLAHHWQMLAPLHWRFYLRPAIRFHHGRELTMDDITTSLSRLIPLPLFSHIEAVNSPMPFVIDIRLSSPDKWLPWLLASVHAMILPQEWQTLPNFAQHPIGTGPYAVVRNNSSQLKIRAFDDYFGYRALIDEVNIWVLPDEPEEMPVSVQFQSDDSHHEQLESRMEEGGYFLLFDKRSPLNQRPEALRWLRQVFNPVSLLSHANTSNQRDWSPAYSLLPRWHHHHPDTPQSIPDGLTDVTLTFYQEHPEYRILSEIMRTLLAQQGVTLHLQTISYEDWYQGNAESDIWFGSLNCYLPLEFSLFAMLYELPLVQHCLNDDLDTDAQQWRSHTLPMAEWCEKLIKSGQLHPLLHHWLQLQGQRSMRGVRMNMLGWFDFKSAWFAPPER from the coding sequence ATGTCTTCTCCTCGATTGCAACAACAGTTCATCCGTCTGTGGCAACACTTTCAGGGACAAACCACCGACACCACGCTGCAAGAGCTGACGGGGGTGCTGAACTGCTCACGCCGCCATATCCGCTCGTTATTGAACGCGATGCAGCTGGAAGGCTGGCTCATCTGGCAGGCAGAAGCCGGAAGAGGAAAACGTTCGCAGCTCTCCTTTGTGTATACCGGATTAGCGCTACAGCAACAGCGTGCCGAGGATCTGCTAGAACAGGATCGTATTGAGCAACTGGTGCAGTTGGTCGGTGACAAAGAAGCGGTGCGCCAGATGCTACTCTCCCACCTTGGCCGGAGTTTCCGGCAAGGAAAGCACATTCTGCGCATCCTCTATTACCGCCCATTACGCAATTTGCTGCCCAGTTCGGCACTGCGGCGCTCAGAAATGCATATTGCGCGACAAATTTTTAGCGGCCTGACCAATATAAATGAGGAAAATGGGGAACTAAAACCCGACCTGGCTCATCACTGGCAGATGCTAGCACCGCTGCACTGGCGCTTTTATCTGCGGCCGGCTATCCGTTTCCATCACGGTCGTGAACTCACGATGGACGACATCACCACATCATTATCACGGCTCATTCCGCTTCCACTCTTCTCCCATATTGAAGCGGTGAATTCACCGATGCCGTTTGTGATTGATATCCGGCTGAGTAGCCCAGATAAATGGCTGCCGTGGCTCCTGGCCAGCGTGCACGCCATGATTCTGCCGCAGGAGTGGCAAACGCTGCCGAATTTCGCCCAACACCCGATTGGCACCGGGCCTTACGCTGTAGTACGCAATAACAGCAGCCAGTTGAAGATCCGCGCCTTCGACGACTATTTTGGCTATCGGGCGCTGATTGATGAGGTCAACATTTGGGTCTTGCCGGACGAGCCGGAAGAAATGCCAGTGTCTGTCCAATTCCAGTCTGATGATTCCCACCATGAACAGCTGGAAAGCCGAATGGAAGAAGGCGGTTATTTCCTGTTATTCGACAAACGATCGCCGCTGAACCAGCGTCCAGAAGCGCTGCGATGGCTCAGACAGGTATTTAACCCTGTTTCGCTGCTCAGCCACGCCAATACCAGCAACCAGCGCGACTGGTCACCCGCCTACAGCCTGCTGCCGCGCTGGCATCACCATCATCCCGATACGCCACAGTCCATTCCCGATGGGCTAACCGACGTCACGCTCACGTTCTATCAGGAACACCCAGAGTACCGGATATTAAGCGAGATTATGCGCACGCTGCTGGCACAACAGGGCGTTACCCTACATCTTCAGACCATCAGTTACGAAGATTGGTATCAGGGCAATGCCGAGAGCGATATCTGGTTTGGCAGCCTGAATTGTTATCTGCCGCTCGAATTCTCGCTGTTTGCCATGCTCTATGAGCTGCCACTGGTGCAACATTGCCTGAATGACGACCTAGATACCGATGCACAGCAGTGGCGTAGCCATACGTTACCAATGGCGGAATGGTGTGAAAAACTCATCAAGAGTGGGCAGTTGCATCCGTTATTGCATCATTGGCTGCAACTTCAAGGGCAGCGCAGCATGCGCGGCGTCAGGATGAATATGCTGGGCTGGTTTGATTTTAAATCCGCCTGGTTTGCACCGCCGGAACGCTGA